The Virgibacillus siamensis sequence CACCCTCACCGATAAACAGCAAACGAAAATCCCAGTCAGTCGCGGAGCCAGAAAAGTTTTGCTGGAGGTTTTTAAAACGTAACCATTTATCCGTAAATTTATACAATTCAAACATCAGGAACAACCGTTTACCCGAGTTTCCACTACATTATTCCGCATTCGTTTATACTCATGGAAAGCATTCTTATAGGTGGTGATGTATGTAATTCTGTGGTCAAGCGGCATAAAAAGATCCGGGAAGATCCGATATGAGTCGGAAAATTTAAAGGGGGAAATTATATTGAAAAATGAAACCGATTACAACGACGTCGTCCCTAGTGAAAGTATTGATTATGAGAAAGTGGAACAGAGTGAAAAGTTTCAAAATCTGATGCAGAACAGAAGAAAGTTTATCGTTCCCATGACAATTTTTTTCCTTGTCTTTTATTTCTTATTACCGATATTAACGTCCTATACTACTTTCCTGAACACACCGGTAATTGGTGATATTTCATGGGTATGGCTGTTCGCGATTGGCCAGTTTGTGATGACGTGGGTATTGTGTACCATATATGTAAAAAAGGCTGCTGTTT is a genomic window containing:
- a CDS encoding DUF485 domain-containing protein → MKNETDYNDVVPSESIDYEKVEQSEKFQNLMQNRRKFIVPMTIFFLVFYFLLPILTSYTTFLNTPVIGDISWVWLFAIGQFVMTWVLCTIYVKKAAVFDKQADEIIDEQLKRKGRAS